The following are encoded together in the Thermococcus sibiricus MM 739 genome:
- a CDS encoding pyridoxal-phosphate-dependent aminotransferase family protein translates to MQFEDAYKEVYEIVKPKYKLFTAGPVACFPEVLEIMKVQMFSHRAKEYKQMHVDTVERLKKFLEVEKGEVLLFPSSGTGVMEASIRNGISKGGKVLVTIIGAFGKRYKQVVETNGRKAVTLEYEPGKAVKPEDLDEALKKNPDVEAVTITYNETSTGVLNPLPELAKVAKEHDKLVFVDAVSAMGGADIKFTKWGIDVVFGSSQKAFGVPPGLAVGAFSEEFIEIAHKMEERGWYFDIPRYIKVQKEKQGPPSTPAMPQEFGLNVVLRIIEKMGGKEKWLEMYRKRSEMIRNGVREIGLDILAEPGYESPTITAVLTPEGIKGDQVYNAMRERGFELAKGYGEGIKEKTFRIGNMGYMTFEDIEEMLQNLKEVIEELKAKV, encoded by the coding sequence ATGCAGTTTGAGGATGCTTATAAAGAAGTGTACGAGATAGTCAAACCCAAGTATAAGCTTTTTACAGCTGGGCCTGTTGCCTGTTTTCCAGAAGTTCTCGAGATAATGAAGGTTCAAATGTTCAGTCACAGGGCGAAGGAATACAAACAAATGCACGTTGATACAGTTGAAAGGCTCAAAAAGTTTCTTGAAGTTGAAAAAGGAGAGGTTCTCTTGTTCCCAAGCTCTGGAACAGGGGTTATGGAGGCAAGCATTAGAAACGGAATCAGCAAAGGTGGAAAAGTTCTTGTAACAATAATTGGAGCATTTGGAAAGAGGTACAAGCAGGTTGTAGAGACCAACGGAAGAAAAGCTGTAACCCTAGAATACGAGCCCGGAAAGGCTGTCAAGCCAGAAGACCTCGACGAGGCTTTAAAGAAAAACCCTGATGTTGAAGCCGTCACAATAACTTATAATGAAACCTCCACCGGTGTTCTTAACCCACTGCCAGAGTTGGCTAAAGTAGCAAAAGAGCACGATAAGCTTGTTTTCGTTGACGCTGTTAGCGCAATGGGTGGAGCTGACATAAAGTTCACCAAGTGGGGAATCGATGTTGTTTTTGGAAGCTCCCAAAAAGCCTTTGGTGTGCCTCCGGGATTAGCCGTTGGAGCCTTCAGCGAGGAATTTATTGAAATAGCCCACAAAATGGAAGAGAGAGGATGGTATTTTGACATTCCAAGATATATAAAAGTGCAGAAGGAAAAGCAGGGCCCACCCTCGACCCCAGCAATGCCCCAGGAGTTTGGTCTAAACGTCGTGCTTAGAATAATCGAGAAGATGGGCGGAAAAGAGAAGTGGCTCGAAATGTACAGAAAGAGAAGCGAGATGATAAGAAACGGAGTTAGGGAAATTGGTCTCGATATTCTGGCAGAACCCGGCTACGAAAGCCCAACAATAACAGCTGTGCTTACTCCAGAGGGCATAAAGGGTGATCAGGTATACAATGCAATGCGTGAGAGAGGATTCGAGCTTGCCAAGGGCTACGGTGAGGGCATAAAGGAGAAGACCTTCAGAATTGGAAACATGGGCTATATGACCTTTGAGGACATTGAGGAGATGCTCCAGAACTTAAAAGAAGTAATAGAAGAATTGAAGGCAAAGGTTTAA
- a CDS encoding gamma-glutamyl-gamma-aminobutyrate hydrolase family protein, protein MKPMIGITGAWSVETWGHSEEHGGYFYVGSYYSTAVSKSGGLPFIIPLPHKNAILKEFTVEIVSKLDAILFSGGGDAKKFKKEELPTLYEQQPLRYSFEKELLLEAWKRDLPILGICRGYQMLVEVFDGRLMDETIDGHKQNLPGYEPWHSLRIKENSKFENLVGTREMKVNSFHIQAVEKVPKGFEAVGWSDDGIIEAIEAIDKEFVFGVQFHPEERYDVDPHAKAIFDHFVEKAIEYKKR, encoded by the coding sequence ATGAAACCCATGATTGGGATAACAGGAGCTTGGAGTGTGGAAACTTGGGGACATTCAGAAGAACATGGAGGATATTTTTATGTGGGAAGCTACTACTCCACTGCAGTGTCAAAAAGTGGGGGTTTACCATTTATAATACCCCTTCCACATAAAAATGCAATTTTAAAAGAATTCACTGTAGAAATTGTTTCTAAACTAGATGCTATCTTATTTAGTGGGGGAGGAGATGCCAAAAAGTTCAAAAAAGAAGAATTACCAACTTTATACGAACAACAGCCGCTTAGATATTCATTTGAAAAAGAACTCCTTCTAGAGGCATGGAAAAGAGATTTACCAATATTGGGTATTTGTAGAGGCTATCAAATGCTTGTAGAAGTTTTCGATGGAAGATTGATGGATGAAACAATTGATGGTCACAAACAAAATCTTCCAGGATACGAACCTTGGCATTCTCTACGAATAAAAGAAAACAGCAAATTTGAAAATCTTGTTGGGACACGAGAGATGAAAGTTAATAGTTTTCACATCCAGGCAGTTGAAAAAGTACCCAAAGGATTTGAAGCTGTGGGATGGAGTGATGACGGAATCATAGAAGCAATAGAAGCTATTGATAAAGAATTCGTCTTTGGTGTTCAGTTTCACCCAGAAGAAAGATATGACGTTGATCCACATGCTAAGGCAATATTTGATCATTTTGTTGAAAAGGCCATAGAATACAAGAAAAGGTGA
- a CDS encoding acyclic terpene utilization AtuA family protein, producing the protein MIKLKEVKILSPTGHLGFTPIEEESFWKGVNKKPDFICADSGSCDIGPYPLGADVAASPEEWQKHDLELMLLASRELDVPMIIGSASDTGTNRGVNQFARIIKNLTKKHGLKPFKMATIYADVQKETLLKRLEKGDVIEGLHGRPPLNKEILNRTNHIVAVMGVEPYIKALEEGADVIIAGRSSDVAVFAAPALWSGIPEDIAFYAGKVLECASFVAEPFAGKESVLGILREDEVIIEPMSNYQRATPESVASHAMYERIDPFIEWLPGGYIDMRGCVYEAIDEKRTRVRGSKFYRTPEYKIKLEGSGKVGERCFMIVGIRDPYLIANLDKVIEWSRKKVKEKFGESGYGLYYHVYGINGVMGELEPIQNPRPHEVGIIVEGVAPNLEMAKELTYLAGRNFLYARLIGVKGTAGAAAFISDEVLVAHPAYEWTINHLVKVNDPLELFDIRFETVGGV; encoded by the coding sequence GTGATTAAATTGAAAGAAGTCAAAATCTTATCCCCTACTGGCCACTTGGGATTCACCCCTATCGAAGAAGAAAGTTTTTGGAAAGGTGTTAATAAAAAGCCAGATTTTATATGTGCAGATTCCGGTAGTTGTGACATTGGCCCTTATCCACTAGGAGCCGATGTTGCTGCAAGTCCAGAAGAGTGGCAAAAGCATGATTTGGAACTTATGCTCTTAGCTTCACGAGAACTTGATGTACCCATGATTATTGGTTCTGCATCAGATACTGGAACAAATAGAGGAGTTAATCAGTTTGCAAGGATTATAAAGAACTTGACAAAAAAACATGGACTTAAGCCATTCAAAATGGCCACCATCTACGCTGATGTTCAAAAAGAGACCCTGCTAAAACGCCTTGAAAAAGGAGACGTTATAGAGGGCCTTCACGGAAGGCCTCCATTGAATAAGGAAATTTTAAACAGGACAAATCATATCGTGGCAGTTATGGGAGTAGAGCCATATATAAAAGCACTTGAAGAGGGAGCAGATGTCATAATTGCGGGCAGATCCTCAGACGTTGCAGTTTTTGCTGCCCCTGCACTTTGGAGTGGAATTCCAGAAGATATAGCATTCTACGCAGGAAAAGTTTTGGAATGTGCCTCCTTCGTCGCAGAACCCTTTGCAGGTAAAGAATCCGTGTTGGGGATATTGAGGGAAGACGAAGTAATAATCGAGCCTATGAGCAACTATCAACGGGCCACTCCAGAATCAGTAGCAAGCCATGCAATGTATGAAAGAATTGACCCGTTTATTGAATGGCTTCCCGGCGGATATATTGACATGAGAGGTTGTGTATATGAAGCGATAGATGAGAAAAGAACCAGGGTCAGAGGTTCAAAGTTCTATCGGACTCCAGAATACAAAATAAAACTTGAAGGATCTGGGAAGGTCGGCGAACGTTGTTTCATGATAGTTGGAATAAGAGATCCCTACCTAATAGCAAATCTGGATAAAGTAATAGAATGGTCTCGGAAAAAAGTGAAGGAGAAGTTTGGTGAAAGCGGATATGGCCTTTACTACCACGTTTACGGAATAAATGGGGTTATGGGCGAACTAGAACCTATACAAAACCCAAGGCCCCACGAAGTTGGAATTATTGTGGAGGGCGTAGCTCCAAATTTAGAGATGGCTAAGGAACTTACATATCTAGCAGGAAGGAACTTTCTATATGCCAGATTGATTGGGGTAAAGGGAACAGCTGGCGCAGCTGCTTTCATTTCTGATGAGGTTCTTGTGGCTCATCCTGCATATGAATGGACAATAAACCATTTAGTAAAAGTAAATGACCCACTTGAACTTTTTGATATTCGGTTTGAGACTGTAGGAGGGGTTTAA
- a CDS encoding DUF4387 domain-containing protein: MKNVPLVELAKTIRSKNAGVDHITFDIIFKDRAVYEYIKQNHLITKELIAQIYHMPPERIVLFVYFDPAKAIKFTIRRFKPSGSPGETDVMGAQQYPPLFEISLILPESLLKEKGGGNQG, translated from the coding sequence ATGAAAAACGTTCCGCTTGTAGAACTAGCAAAAACAATAAGAAGCAAAAATGCTGGTGTTGACCATATAACCTTTGACATTATCTTCAAAGATAGAGCCGTTTATGAGTACATTAAACAGAACCACCTTATAACCAAAGAACTGATAGCCCAGATTTACCATATGCCTCCAGAGAGAATAGTTCTTTTTGTTTATTTTGACCCTGCTAAAGCAATTAAATTTACAATACGCCGTTTTAAACCAAGTGGAAGTCCCGGTGAGACCGACGTTATGGGGGCCCAACAATACCCACCATTGTTCGAGATCTCTCTCATATTACCTGAGAGCTTGCTAAAAGAGAAAGGGGGTGGTAACCAAGGTTGA
- a CDS encoding YfcC family protein has protein sequence MAVPDWLKNPHGYFIIFVLILIATLATWTLPAGEYDRFKDPNSGKTIVDPESFHYVDPNPVDPFEMLQAIPTGFKQAAGIIAFVFIIAGAIQIIRSTGALDAGIIAMVNKLKGRDTPLLLAIMFVFALLGSVFGFAEETIPLIPLGVAMALALGYDRVVGFHIVRTAAWVGFAGAMLNPFTIGVAQSIAELPLYSGLWYRIICFLVFFAIGAVFILKYARDVRKDPKKSILYGYEGEDRAEFSLNYEQQELTPTRKLILLVLFGGILLQIYGVIEYGWYTTEISALFLGLGIIAGLIAKMNPSKLFGEFVSGAKGVTYGALIIGFARAIVVILSEGRVLDTIIHGLATPLGSLGPATAGVAMFLIHSIINFFIGSGSGQAAATMPIMTPLADLIGVTRQTAVLAFQFGDGITNMFYPAMIYYLVFADIPYDRWVRHIWKLVVYLTIAGAILVAIAGFINYGPY, from the coding sequence ATGGCGGTTCCAGACTGGTTGAAAAATCCACATGGGTATTTTATTATATTCGTCCTAATATTAATTGCCACTCTGGCCACATGGACACTTCCAGCAGGGGAGTATGATCGATTCAAGGACCCCAATAGTGGAAAAACAATTGTAGATCCGGAGTCATTTCACTATGTAGACCCCAATCCGGTAGATCCATTTGAAATGCTTCAAGCCATTCCAACAGGATTTAAACAAGCTGCTGGTATTATAGCCTTTGTTTTCATAATAGCTGGAGCTATTCAAATAATTCGTTCTACTGGTGCACTAGATGCAGGAATTATTGCAATGGTAAATAAACTGAAAGGACGGGATACACCTTTACTCTTAGCAATAATGTTCGTATTCGCTCTATTAGGTTCAGTGTTTGGATTTGCCGAGGAAACTATACCTCTAATTCCATTGGGAGTTGCCATGGCACTAGCACTTGGTTACGATAGAGTTGTAGGTTTCCATATCGTTAGAACAGCGGCATGGGTAGGATTCGCAGGAGCGATGCTAAATCCATTTACAATTGGTGTTGCACAAAGCATAGCAGAACTTCCTCTCTACTCTGGATTGTGGTACAGGATAATCTGTTTCCTGGTGTTCTTTGCAATAGGTGCAGTGTTTATTCTAAAATATGCCAGAGATGTAAGAAAAGATCCTAAGAAGAGCATACTCTATGGTTATGAAGGAGAAGATAGAGCAGAATTTAGTTTAAACTATGAGCAACAAGAGTTAACCCCTACAAGAAAATTAATACTTTTGGTTCTGTTTGGAGGCATATTGCTCCAGATATATGGAGTTATAGAATACGGATGGTATACCACTGAGATCTCTGCTCTGTTTTTAGGACTTGGAATAATAGCAGGATTAATCGCAAAGATGAACCCAAGTAAGCTCTTTGGAGAATTCGTAAGCGGAGCAAAGGGGGTTACATATGGAGCACTAATCATTGGATTTGCCAGAGCAATTGTGGTTATACTAAGTGAAGGAAGAGTATTAGACACAATAATCCATGGGCTTGCTACGCCCTTAGGAAGTTTGGGACCAGCCACTGCTGGTGTAGCAATGTTCCTAATCCACTCCATCATAAACTTCTTCATCGGTTCTGGAAGCGGACAAGCGGCAGCAACAATGCCCATTATGACTCCCCTAGCTGATCTCATTGGAGTTACTAGACAAACAGCAGTCTTAGCGTTCCAGTTCGGTGATGGTATCACCAATATGTTCTATCCAGCAATGATATACTACCTAGTATTCGCGGACATACCATACGACAGGTGGGTAAGACATATCTGGAAGCTAGTAGTGTACCTAACAATTGCAGGTGCTATCTTGGTTGCGATTGCTGGCTTTATAAACTACGGGCCGTATTAG